In Mycoplasma sp. OR1901, the following are encoded in one genomic region:
- the rplU gene encoding 50S ribosomal protein L21: MLAIIETGGKQLLVKEGQTIFVEKIEAEEGSTVEFTKVLLINDKIGKPFLTNAKVLGTVEKQGKAKKIIVYRHNAKSTHKRKLGHRQPYTRVKITKIEG, translated from the coding sequence ATGTTAGCAATTATCGAAACAGGTGGGAAACAACTTTTAGTTAAAGAAGGACAAACAATTTTCGTTGAAAAAATTGAAGCCGAAGAAGGTTCAACAGTTGAATTTACAAAAGTTTTATTAATCAATGATAAAATTGGAAAACCTTTCTTAACAAATGCTAAAGTATTAGGAACAGTCGAAAAACAAGGAAAAGCTAAAAAAATTATAGTATATCGTCACAATGCAAAATCAACACATAAAAGAAAATTAGGGCACCGTCAACCATACACACGTGTTAAAATTACTAAAATCGAAGGATAA
- a CDS encoding MnuA family membrane nuclease gives MFKLIKRVLLSFGSLTLVGLGIGAYYIYKWTQNSNKNKKSENSNNSTIIDNSNSQLEISNDIRYYKPKNVTRVGHWNILNFGGTTSNKGGLKVTAIAQAIIKTKLDLVGLTEINYKNGDKVGRIVKTMNELDPNSKWESIIQPIEDSNPSSNNATKEQIAIIYKSINLMPEAFNNNKIGASFGTQHANDENNVQRSFKRPIFGALFKEKESDKRVITVFGHLDSPDVKKDTDENDSKYSGQGTQEVFEAERLANAFDYYSSLTTQNASIIFGGDTNIKTPNNDLFLTPEFKNRKIVNYYGDMSLNQAKNASTSSKYEYYETSLGSKSGYANAYDKILFKENDLNIITEVEKLNDQDIKYRKSWFKLDLVNSFKDGFFDKNEMIKLWKQSPSYKTHTDYNDFQIIRSQISDHTLVWVDYVK, from the coding sequence ATGTTCAAATTAATTAAAAGAGTTCTACTTTCTTTTGGAAGCTTAACACTTGTAGGATTAGGTATCGGAGCATACTATATCTACAAGTGAACACAGAATTCTAACAAAAATAAAAAAAGTGAAAATAGTAACAATTCTACTATAATTGATAATTCAAATTCACAATTAGAAATTAGTAATGATATTCGTTACTACAAGCCAAAAAATGTAACTAGAGTAGGTCACTGAAATATATTAAATTTTGGTGGTACAACTTCAAACAAAGGTGGTCTTAAAGTTACCGCTATTGCTCAAGCTATAATTAAAACTAAATTAGACTTAGTTGGATTAACCGAAATTAACTACAAAAACGGTGATAAAGTAGGTAGAATCGTAAAAACAATGAATGAATTAGATCCTAATTCTAAATGAGAATCTATCATTCAACCCATTGAAGATTCTAACCCTAGTTCAAATAATGCTACTAAAGAGCAAATTGCTATTATATATAAAAGTATAAATTTAATGCCCGAAGCATTTAATAATAATAAAATTGGTGCATCATTTGGTACACAACATGCAAATGACGAAAACAACGTACAAAGAAGTTTTAAACGTCCAATATTCGGTGCACTTTTCAAAGAAAAAGAGTCTGATAAAAGAGTGATAACTGTTTTTGGTCATTTAGATAGCCCTGATGTTAAAAAAGACACTGATGAAAATGATTCTAAATACTCAGGACAAGGGACTCAAGAAGTTTTTGAAGCTGAAAGATTAGCAAATGCATTTGACTACTATTCAAGCTTAACAACACAAAATGCATCTATTATTTTTGGTGGTGACACTAATATAAAAACACCAAATAATGACTTATTTTTAACTCCAGAATTTAAAAATAGAAAAATCGTAAATTATTACGGAGACATGAGCTTAAATCAGGCGAAAAATGCAAGTACAAGTAGCAAATATGAATACTATGAAACAAGTTTAGGTTCAAAAAGTGGGTACGCAAACGCGTATGATAAAATATTATTTAAAGAAAATGATTTAAATATTATTACTGAAGTAGAAAAATTAAATGATCAAGATATTAAATATAGAAAATCATGATTTAAACTTGATTTAGTAAATTCATTTAAAGATGGATTCTTCGATAAAAACGAAATGATTAAACTTTGAAAACAATCACCATCATATAAAACACATACTGATTATAATGATTTCCAAATTATTCGTTCTCAAATTTCAGACCATACACTTGTATGAGTTGATTATGTAAAATAA
- a CDS encoding DNA-3-methyladenine glycosylase I, giving the protein MKNICSWALESAELLNYHNKEWCNVIKDDAKIFELLVLEFMQTGLSWNIILKKREFMREEFDNFDYKKISKYNEDKIIKILNNKNIIRNKLKIKALINNANKFIEIQKEYNSFYDYIWSHTDFKVIKNNYNLDEERKSESYLSETISKELKKRGFKFLGSKVVYSFLEAIGVYNNHMQYCEYSKKIN; this is encoded by the coding sequence ATGAAAAATATATGTTCGTGGGCATTAGAAAGTGCTGAATTATTAAATTATCATAATAAAGAATGGTGCAATGTAATTAAAGATGATGCTAAGATATTTGAATTATTGGTGTTAGAATTTATGCAAACAGGACTTAGTTGAAATATAATACTAAAAAAGAGAGAATTTATGAGAGAAGAGTTTGATAACTTTGATTATAAGAAAATTTCTAAATATAATGAAGATAAAATAATTAAAATATTAAATAATAAAAATATTATAAGAAATAAATTGAAAATAAAAGCTTTAATAAATAATGCTAATAAATTTATAGAAATTCAAAAAGAATATAATTCATTTTATGATTATATATGGAGTCATACAGATTTTAAAGTTATAAAAAATAATTATAATTTAGACGAAGAAAGAAAAAGCGAAAGTTATTTATCAGAAACAATTAGTAAAGAGTTAAAAAAGAGAGGGTTTAAATTTTTAGGAAGTAAAGTAGTATATTCATTTCTAGAAGCAATTGGAGTCTATAATAATCATATGCAGTATTGTGAATATTCTAAAAAAATAAACTAA